A genomic segment from Barrientosiimonas humi encodes:
- a CDS encoding SatD family protein, producing the protein MARSPSLSCAALIVDVVGSRTHRDRAGLHDRLVAAFEQTREEFPALRAPGVTAGDEFQATYARLGDAIGVAFAVRLALAPEVEVRAGLGYGGVTDLSDEAGASDGPAWWAARDAIVHVEERAARAATKHARFSYRTDDQTAPPPAAVDPALACLDQLLGPLDERSWRLLRGLVDDVPQQQLAAELGISTSAASQRVRGHGLAVAAAAIRRLRTLP; encoded by the coding sequence ATGGCTCGGTCCCCGTCCCTGTCGTGCGCCGCCCTGATCGTCGACGTCGTCGGCTCCCGCACCCACCGCGACCGCGCCGGGCTGCACGACCGGCTCGTCGCCGCGTTCGAGCAGACCCGGGAAGAGTTCCCCGCGCTGCGCGCGCCGGGGGTGACGGCGGGCGACGAGTTCCAGGCGACGTACGCCCGGCTCGGCGACGCGATCGGCGTCGCCTTCGCCGTGCGGCTGGCGCTGGCTCCCGAGGTCGAGGTGCGCGCCGGGCTCGGCTACGGCGGGGTGACCGACCTCTCCGACGAGGCGGGGGCGTCCGACGGGCCGGCCTGGTGGGCCGCCCGCGACGCGATCGTCCACGTCGAGGAGCGCGCCGCGCGCGCGGCCACCAAGCACGCCCGGTTCTCCTACCGCACCGACGACCAGACCGCTCCCCCGCCCGCAGCGGTCGACCCGGCCCTGGCCTGCCTCGACCAGCTGCTCGGCCCGCTCGACGAGCGCTCGTGGCGACTGCTGCGCGGGCTGGTCGACGACGTCCCCCAGCAGCAGCTGGCCGCCGAGCTCGGCATCAGCACCTCCGCCGCGTCGCAACGGGTGCGCGGCCACGGCCTCGCGGTGGCCGCAGCGGCGATCCGCCGGCTGCGCACGCTGCCGTGA
- a CDS encoding endonuclease/exonuclease/phosphatase family protein, whose product MRQAGMVRRPSARTRRLAAAGLTVLVALLVSTRWWDTHRFQVPVLQAAFPVVGALAVGWAALLLALRHRTAATVLAVLAALVPLLLAGGSLRSDTVPSRPGDQVVMSANLQYGRADPAALVTLVREQRVDVLVLVEVTPDAAAALRRAGLDRLLPQSAGSPRTGADGTVIRSRHPLQTLENAQVPGLFGSPVARVRAPSGTYVVKGVHPYPPAGELVAGWHRQLRDLGRWVRAQPTDEPLVLAGDFNSSSAHPAFREATAGLTDAHGAAGKGWVRTWPVGQRVPPFVQIDHVLQRGGRVVDAGSATVPDTDHAVVWARLRVPG is encoded by the coding sequence GTGCGGCAGGCGGGGATGGTGCGACGGCCGTCCGCGCGCACCCGGCGCCTCGCCGCCGCCGGCCTGACCGTGCTGGTCGCGCTGCTGGTGAGCACCCGCTGGTGGGACACCCACCGCTTCCAGGTCCCCGTCCTGCAGGCAGCCTTCCCCGTCGTCGGGGCGCTCGCGGTGGGCTGGGCGGCGCTGCTGCTGGCGCTGCGGCACCGGACCGCCGCGACGGTGCTCGCGGTGCTGGCCGCGCTCGTACCGCTGCTGCTCGCCGGGGGTTCGCTGCGCAGCGACACGGTGCCGTCGCGCCCGGGCGACCAGGTCGTGATGAGCGCCAACCTGCAGTACGGCCGCGCCGACCCCGCCGCGCTCGTCACCCTGGTGCGCGAGCAGCGCGTCGACGTGCTCGTCCTGGTCGAGGTCACGCCCGACGCGGCCGCCGCGCTGCGCCGCGCCGGCCTCGACCGCCTCCTGCCGCAGTCGGCCGGCAGCCCGCGCACCGGCGCCGACGGCACCGTGATCCGCAGCCGCCACCCGCTCCAGACGCTCGAGAACGCCCAGGTGCCAGGCCTTTTCGGCTCACCTGTCGCGCGCGTGCGCGCACCCTCGGGCACGTACGTCGTCAAGGGCGTGCACCCGTACCCACCCGCCGGCGAGCTCGTCGCGGGGTGGCACCGACAGCTGCGCGACCTGGGGCGGTGGGTGCGCGCGCAGCCGACCGACGAGCCGCTGGTGCTGGCCGGCGACTTCAACTCCTCCTCGGCCCACCCGGCCTTCCGCGAGGCGACCGCCGGGCTCACCGACGCCCACGGCGCCGCCGGGAAGGGGTGGGTGCGCACCTGGCCGGTGGGGCAGCGGGTGCCGCCGTTCGTGCAGATCGACCACGTGCTGCAGCGCGGCGGTCGCGTGGTCGATGCCGGCAGCGCGACCGTGCCCGACACCGACCACGCGGTGGTCTGGGCGCGGCTGCGCGTCCCGGGCTGA
- a CDS encoding CPBP family intramembrane glutamic endopeptidase, with protein sequence MSERGGGPFGELGRFARAALVDPVPRDHRESRAAIRRRQVVVLATLVVGFALLTWALRTPPGSSAFYVATLALAAVWVAGAFASGPLHLGRARTRTGRIDARPVVQPVVLGVSLLLVFLAGALVVGRIPLLRGPVEELLDHARFGSLLAVALITAINGIAEELFFRGAMYAALTRHPVAVSTIAYTLSTVGTGVPLLVLAAAALGLVTGLQRRVTGGILAPTITHVVWSLGMLLLLPPALAIGD encoded by the coding sequence GTGAGCGAGCGCGGTGGCGGGCCCTTCGGCGAGCTGGGACGGTTCGCCCGGGCGGCCCTGGTCGACCCGGTGCCGCGCGACCACCGTGAGTCGCGCGCCGCGATCCGCCGCCGCCAGGTCGTGGTGCTGGCCACCCTCGTCGTCGGCTTCGCGCTGCTGACCTGGGCGCTGCGTACGCCCCCTGGCAGCTCGGCCTTCTACGTCGCCACCCTCGCGCTCGCCGCGGTCTGGGTGGCCGGGGCGTTCGCCTCCGGGCCGCTGCACCTGGGCCGCGCGCGCACCCGCACCGGGCGCATCGACGCGCGCCCGGTCGTGCAGCCGGTCGTCCTCGGCGTCTCGCTGCTGCTGGTGTTCCTCGCCGGGGCGCTCGTGGTGGGCCGGATCCCGCTGCTGCGCGGCCCGGTGGAGGAGCTGCTCGACCACGCCCGCTTCGGCTCGCTGCTCGCCGTCGCGCTCATCACGGCGATCAACGGCATCGCCGAGGAGCTGTTCTTCCGCGGCGCGATGTATGCCGCGCTCACCCGCCACCCCGTCGCGGTCTCGACGATCGCGTACACCCTGTCGACCGTGGGCACGGGGGTGCCGCTGCTCGTGCTGGCCGCCGCCGCGCTCGGCCTGGTGACCGGCCTGCAGCGTCGGGTCACCGGTGGCATCCTCGCGCCGACGATCACCCATGTGGTGTGGTCGCTCGGCATGCTCCTGCTGCTTCCCCCCGCCCTCGCGATCGGAGACTGA
- a CDS encoding NAD(P)H-binding protein, with protein MATDQTDRPAGDGPVLVTGATGYIGGLLVPELLRRGRTVRVLSRSADRIAELDWGDAVEVAEGDASDADDVAAALEGVDVAYYLLHSMAGGDDFEERDRELARTFATAAAQQGVRRLVYLGGLHPDGELSPHLASRVEVGKILLDSGVPTAVLQAGVVLGDGSASFDMLRYLTERLPVVVAPRWLRNRIQPIAADDVVHYLAEAADLPADLNRTFDVGGPDVLTYAEMMERFAALTDLGPRYIATVPVLTPELASLWVGLVTPVDSGVARPLVGSLIHDAVRSEEDLDDLVPPPPGGAAGFDEAVRRATRDMHLSLSAQGARLGAGAIGAAVSLGSAATAPARGVLRRLRS; from the coding sequence ATGGCCACGGACCAGACCGACCGGCCCGCCGGCGACGGGCCGGTGCTCGTCACCGGCGCCACCGGATACATCGGCGGGCTGCTCGTCCCCGAGCTGCTGCGTCGCGGCCGGACGGTGCGGGTGCTCTCGCGCAGCGCCGACCGCATCGCCGAGCTCGACTGGGGCGACGCGGTCGAGGTCGCCGAGGGCGACGCGTCCGACGCCGACGACGTGGCCGCGGCGCTCGAGGGCGTCGACGTGGCCTACTACCTGCTGCACTCGATGGCCGGCGGCGACGACTTCGAGGAGCGCGACCGCGAGCTGGCGCGCACGTTCGCGACCGCCGCGGCGCAGCAGGGCGTCCGGCGGCTGGTCTACCTCGGCGGCCTGCACCCCGACGGCGAGCTGTCGCCGCACCTGGCCTCGCGCGTCGAGGTCGGGAAGATCCTGCTCGACTCGGGCGTGCCGACCGCGGTCCTGCAGGCCGGGGTGGTGCTGGGCGACGGGTCGGCGTCGTTCGACATGCTGCGCTACCTCACCGAGCGGCTGCCGGTCGTCGTCGCGCCGCGCTGGCTGCGCAACCGCATCCAGCCGATCGCCGCGGACGACGTCGTGCACTACCTCGCCGAGGCCGCCGACCTGCCGGCCGACCTCAACCGCACCTTCGACGTGGGCGGCCCCGACGTGCTGACCTACGCCGAGATGATGGAGCGCTTCGCGGCCCTCACCGACCTCGGCCCGCGCTACATCGCGACCGTGCCGGTGCTCACCCCCGAGCTCGCCAGCCTGTGGGTGGGGCTCGTCACGCCGGTCGACTCCGGGGTGGCGCGGCCGCTGGTCGGCAGCCTGATCCACGACGCCGTGCGCTCCGAGGAGGACCTCGACGACCTGGTCCCGCCCCCGCCCGGCGGGGCCGCCGGCTTCGACGAGGCCGTGCGCCGGGCCACCCGCGACATGCACCTGTCGCTGTCGGCCCAGGGCGCCCGGCTCGGGGCGGGCGCGATCGGCGCGGCCGTCTCGCTCGGGTCGGCGGCGACCGCGCCGGCCCGGGGAGTGCTGCGCCGCCTGCGGTCCTGA
- a CDS encoding DNA translocase FtsK, translating to MGVAHVAGGAARRVGTSARDLDPEHRRDGVGFLLVALSLVVAAREWWGLSGFFGDVVHAVVAGTFGRVGLVLPLVLLLLGVHLLRSPRGHQPTNRVVIGLVMLAFSACGLAHLADGMPAPPDGQEAMREAGGIIGFLASSPLEAAVRVWGAVPLLLLLGVFGLLVVTATPVHLVGQRLGELRDRIFGMPEAYDGQDEEQLDAVAADRHGADIDGTAPKRRRRTRKKDAEPESDDEAREGDEAFEQAATVVPRRTKGGRVLRPGEKAPKDDPERAGGEVYDGEAAEAAEALDRAKQGAVKLPTAKAGEAAAGESRSKLEAPPTQQLPQRVEQLALAGDVTYTLPESTLLEPGTPHKSRSSANDRVVEALTETLESFNVDAEVTGFTRGPTVTRYEVELGGGTKVEKVTALSKNIAYAVASADVRILSPIPGKKAIGIEIPNTDREKVSLGDVLRSQAARGNEHPMVMGVGKDVEGGYVIANLAKMPHMLVAGATGAGKSSFVNSMITSVLMRATPDEVRMVLVDPKRVELTAYEGIPHLITPIITSPKKAAEALQWVVREMDTRYDDLAAFGYKHIDDFNKAVRAGRVQPLPGSERVLQPYPYLLVIVDELADLMMVAPRDVEESIVRITQLARAAGIHLVLATQRPSVDVVTGLIKANVPSRLAFATSSLADSRVVLDQPGAEKLIGQGDALFLPMGASKPMRVQGAWVTETEVQQVVEHVREQLKPTYRDDVAVSAPKKEIDEDIGDDLDVLLQAAELVVTTQFGSTSMLQRKLRVGFAKAGRLMDLLESRGIVGPSEGSKARDVLVKPDDLPTTLALLRGEEVPDRADDAGDVGEEPAQAYHDGHDGEDESGEDAWELTQHGR from the coding sequence ATGGGCGTCGCGCACGTCGCCGGCGGCGCCGCCCGTCGGGTCGGGACGTCCGCGCGCGACCTCGACCCCGAGCACCGTCGCGACGGAGTCGGTTTCCTGCTCGTCGCGCTCTCGCTCGTCGTCGCCGCTCGCGAGTGGTGGGGCCTGAGCGGATTCTTCGGCGACGTCGTGCACGCGGTCGTCGCGGGCACGTTCGGCCGGGTCGGCCTGGTGCTGCCGCTCGTGCTGCTGCTGCTCGGGGTGCACCTGCTGCGCTCGCCGCGCGGCCACCAACCGACCAACCGGGTCGTCATCGGCCTGGTCATGCTGGCCTTCTCCGCCTGCGGCCTGGCCCACCTCGCCGACGGCATGCCCGCCCCGCCCGACGGCCAGGAGGCCATGCGCGAGGCCGGCGGCATCATCGGCTTCCTGGCCTCCAGCCCGCTCGAGGCGGCCGTCCGGGTCTGGGGCGCGGTGCCGCTGCTGCTCCTGCTCGGGGTCTTCGGCCTGCTCGTCGTCACCGCCACGCCGGTGCACCTGGTCGGGCAGCGGCTCGGCGAGCTGCGCGACCGGATCTTCGGCATGCCCGAGGCCTACGACGGCCAGGACGAGGAGCAGCTCGACGCCGTCGCGGCCGACCGGCACGGCGCCGACATCGACGGCACGGCGCCGAAGCGGCGCAGGCGCACCCGCAAGAAGGACGCCGAGCCCGAGTCCGACGACGAGGCCCGCGAGGGTGACGAGGCGTTCGAGCAGGCGGCCACGGTCGTACCCCGTCGGACCAAGGGCGGACGGGTGCTGCGCCCCGGCGAGAAGGCCCCCAAGGACGACCCCGAGCGCGCCGGCGGCGAGGTCTACGACGGCGAGGCGGCCGAGGCCGCCGAGGCGCTGGACCGGGCCAAGCAGGGCGCGGTCAAGCTGCCGACCGCCAAGGCGGGGGAGGCGGCCGCCGGCGAGAGCAGGTCCAAGCTGGAGGCCCCGCCCACCCAGCAGCTGCCGCAGCGCGTCGAGCAGCTCGCGCTGGCGGGCGACGTCACCTACACGCTGCCCGAGAGCACGCTGCTCGAGCCGGGCACCCCGCACAAGTCGCGCTCGTCGGCCAACGACCGCGTCGTCGAGGCGCTCACCGAGACGCTGGAGTCGTTCAACGTCGACGCCGAGGTCACCGGGTTCACCCGCGGCCCGACGGTCACCCGCTACGAGGTCGAGCTGGGCGGCGGCACCAAGGTCGAGAAGGTCACGGCGCTGTCGAAGAACATCGCCTACGCCGTCGCGTCGGCCGACGTTCGCATCCTCAGCCCCATCCCGGGCAAGAAGGCCATCGGCATCGAGATCCCCAACACCGACCGCGAGAAGGTCAGCCTCGGGGACGTGCTGCGCAGCCAGGCCGCTCGCGGCAACGAGCACCCGATGGTGATGGGCGTCGGCAAGGACGTCGAGGGTGGTTACGTCATCGCCAACCTCGCGAAGATGCCGCACATGCTGGTGGCGGGCGCCACCGGCGCCGGAAAGTCCAGCTTCGTGAACTCGATGATCACCTCGGTGCTCATGCGCGCGACGCCCGACGAGGTGCGCATGGTGCTGGTCGACCCCAAGCGGGTCGAGCTGACCGCCTACGAGGGCATCCCGCACCTGATCACCCCGATCATCACCAGCCCCAAGAAGGCCGCCGAGGCGCTGCAGTGGGTCGTGCGCGAGATGGACACCCGCTACGACGACCTCGCGGCGTTCGGCTACAAGCACATCGACGACTTCAACAAGGCGGTGCGTGCCGGACGGGTGCAGCCGCTGCCCGGGTCGGAGCGGGTGCTGCAGCCCTACCCCTACCTGCTCGTGATCGTCGACGAGCTCGCCGACCTGATGATGGTGGCGCCGCGCGACGTCGAGGAGTCGATCGTGCGCATCACCCAGCTCGCGCGCGCGGCCGGCATCCACCTGGTGCTCGCGACGCAGCGCCCCTCGGTCGACGTCGTCACGGGTCTGATCAAGGCCAACGTGCCGAGCCGTCTCGCCTTCGCCACCAGCTCGCTCGCCGACAGCCGCGTCGTGCTCGACCAGCCCGGCGCCGAGAAGCTCATCGGCCAGGGTGACGCGCTGTTCCTGCCCATGGGCGCCTCCAAGCCGATGCGTGTGCAGGGCGCGTGGGTCACCGAGACCGAGGTCCAGCAGGTCGTGGAGCACGTGCGCGAGCAGCTGAAGCCGACCTACCGCGACGACGTCGCCGTCTCGGCGCCCAAGAAGGAGATCGACGAGGACATCGGCGACGACCTCGACGTGCTGCTGCAGGCGGCCGAGCTGGTCGTCACCACGCAGTTCGGGTCGACCTCGATGCTGCAGCGCAAGCTGCGCGTCGGGTTCGCCAAGGCCGGTCGCCTGATGGACCTGCTGGAGTCGCGCGGCATCGTCGGCCCGTCCGAGGGCTCCAAGGCGCGTGACGTGCTGGTCAAGCCCGACGACCTGCCGACCACGCTCGCGCTGCTGCGCGGCGAGGAGGTCCCCGACCGGGCCGACGACGCCGGTGACGTGGGCGAGGAGCCGGCGCAGGCGTACCACGACGGCCATGACGGCGAGGATGAGTCCGGTGAGGACGCGTGGGAGCTGACCCAGCACGGCCGCTGA
- a CDS encoding ion channel: protein MGADPARPLRTGCTAAGGPRPRWQRWRYYPNAVLLGAQLLGILVYPFTDSELGRAVFSLFQLGVLVIAVGAVRATPALNWVSWVFGVPAAVLTLVEVVVRDNNTISLLSNVTHAAFYFYLAYALVRYMFADRHVSTDEMFATGSCFTVVAWAFAYLYGAVQNVWGPEQFSHAGDGPLTWMQMLFLSFTTMTGTGLSDISPVGGQARSIVMLEQLAGLNYVALVVARLLAMTMARFHAEGDADVRRWRGDAGTPPRSDRATDTRTDTDTETDEA, encoded by the coding sequence GTGGGAGCTGACCCAGCACGGCCGCTGAGGACCGGGTGCACCGCGGCCGGGGGTCCGCGGCCGCGGTGGCAGCGGTGGCGCTACTACCCCAACGCGGTGCTGCTCGGCGCCCAGCTGCTGGGGATCCTGGTCTACCCGTTCACCGACAGCGAGCTCGGGCGCGCGGTCTTCTCGCTCTTCCAGCTCGGGGTGCTGGTCATCGCCGTCGGCGCGGTGCGCGCCACCCCGGCGCTGAACTGGGTGTCGTGGGTGTTCGGCGTGCCGGCCGCGGTGCTGACCCTGGTCGAGGTCGTCGTGCGCGACAACAACACGATCTCGTTGCTGTCCAACGTGACTCACGCGGCGTTCTACTTCTACCTGGCCTATGCGCTGGTGCGGTACATGTTCGCCGACCGGCACGTCAGCACCGACGAGATGTTCGCGACCGGGTCGTGCTTCACGGTGGTCGCATGGGCGTTCGCGTACCTGTACGGCGCGGTGCAGAACGTCTGGGGGCCCGAGCAGTTCTCGCACGCCGGCGACGGGCCGCTGACCTGGATGCAGATGCTGTTCCTGAGCTTCACGACGATGACCGGCACGGGCCTGTCCGACATCTCGCCGGTCGGGGGACAGGCACGCTCCATCGTCATGCTGGAGCAGCTGGCCGGGCTCAACTACGTCGCGCTGGTGGTCGCCCGGCTGCTGGCCATGACGATGGCGCGTTTCCACGCCGAGGGTGACGCGGACGTACGGCGGTGGCGGGGTGACGCGGGCACGCCCCCCAGGAGCGACCGCGCCACCGACACCCGCACCGACACCGACACCGAGACCGACGAGGCGTGA
- a CDS encoding response regulator codes for MTHVLVVDDEAAIVRTLGITLRAHGYSVAQVHDGRSALQEVLDSPQPPDLVVLDLGLPDVDGVEVIRRLRGRTQIPVIVLSARHDSDDKVEALDAGADDFVTKPFGVEELLARIRVAERRLQPGEHRPAPLRTADVELDFAERTARRGGQDVHLTPTEWSMLDVLAERPGHLVSQQELLRRVWGVGYDRQSHYLRVYVSQLRRKLEDDPAAPRLLVTEPGQGYRLEATPPA; via the coding sequence GTGACCCACGTCCTGGTCGTCGACGACGAGGCCGCCATCGTCCGCACGCTCGGCATCACGCTGCGGGCGCACGGCTACTCCGTCGCGCAGGTGCACGACGGACGCTCGGCGCTGCAGGAGGTACTGGACTCGCCCCAGCCGCCCGACCTGGTGGTGCTCGACCTGGGCCTGCCCGACGTCGACGGCGTCGAGGTCATCCGCCGGCTGCGCGGACGTACCCAGATCCCCGTCATCGTGCTGTCGGCCCGGCACGACTCCGACGACAAGGTCGAGGCGCTCGACGCCGGCGCCGACGACTTCGTCACCAAGCCGTTCGGCGTCGAGGAGCTGCTCGCCCGCATCCGGGTGGCCGAGCGGCGGCTGCAGCCCGGCGAGCACCGGCCGGCCCCGCTGCGCACCGCCGACGTCGAGCTCGACTTCGCCGAGCGCACCGCCCGCCGCGGCGGGCAGGACGTGCACCTCACACCCACCGAGTGGTCGATGCTCGACGTGCTGGCCGAGCGGCCCGGCCACCTGGTCAGCCAGCAGGAGCTGCTGCGGCGGGTGTGGGGCGTGGGCTACGACCGGCAGTCGCACTACCTGCGGGTCTACGTCTCCCAGCTGCGCCGCAAGCTCGAGGACGACCCCGCCGCCCCGCGCCTGCTGGTCACCGAGCCGGGCCAGGGATACCGCCTGGAGGCCACCCCGCCCGCATGA
- a CDS encoding ATP-binding protein: MARGRLRIYLGAAPGVGKTVAMLGEGRRRRDRGTDVVVGVVETHGRARTADALAGLEVLPRVAVAHGNRTVDELDVDAVLRRAPQVCLVDELAHTNASGSRHRRRWQDVEELLDAGIDVISTVNVQHLESLNDAVAGITGVRQRETVPDEVVRAADQVELVDMSPEALRRRLAHGNVYPAERVDAALSNYFRPGNLSALRELALLWVADRVDEHLEHYRDEQRIEQTWATRERVLVALTGGPEQEVLLRRGARIAARGAGGKLFAVKVIPDSGLRDSPAESLAAARELTHELGGEMHVVTGSDVARSILDFARGINASQIVIGASRRSAWQSLLSQGVGEQVVRGSGDIDVLMVSHPESRAVRRPRSAGSLGRGRTLAGWLLATLGAALLTWVLTLTSGSHELPLEMLLYLALTVLVAIVGGLLPAVVAAVVSSLLINWFFTDPRYTLTISEPENIAAVTLFVLVAVAVASVVHLAEQRARLALAAERESRLLADLAHTLIDARDPLTDLLTATRELFDARGAGVLRRTASGTLQGPVATVGDLDGPGELTTATIDERHALALRAPAPSGRERRLVEAVASHAAAAIRSRALAAAAQEAGRLAQDNKARGALLAAVSHDLRTPLAAIKAGVGGLRLTDVDLSAQDRAELLETVEDSADRLDGLIGNLLDLSRLQSDSVRPHLVPVEASELVDLALAGLAGRGRVEVDVAPDLVCVADVGLAERVLGNVVDNAVQHGGRHGVRIDAGRVGAAVEIRVVDRGPGVPADQQERLFAPFQRLGDAPRGSGVGLGLAVARGLAETMRGSLTAEDTPGGGLTMVLQLPATPSDPPEETP; this comes from the coding sequence GTGGCTCGCGGACGACTGCGCATCTATCTGGGCGCTGCCCCCGGTGTGGGCAAGACCGTCGCCATGCTCGGCGAGGGGCGCCGCCGCCGCGACCGGGGCACCGACGTGGTCGTCGGCGTCGTCGAGACCCACGGGCGGGCCCGCACGGCCGACGCGCTCGCGGGGCTGGAGGTGCTCCCCCGGGTCGCTGTCGCGCACGGCAACCGCACCGTCGACGAGCTCGACGTCGACGCGGTGCTGCGCCGCGCACCGCAGGTGTGCCTGGTCGACGAGCTCGCGCACACCAACGCCTCCGGCTCGCGCCACCGGCGCCGCTGGCAGGACGTCGAGGAGCTGCTCGACGCCGGGATCGACGTGATCTCGACCGTCAACGTGCAGCACCTGGAGTCGCTCAACGACGCCGTCGCCGGCATCACCGGGGTGCGGCAGCGCGAGACGGTGCCCGACGAGGTGGTGCGCGCGGCCGACCAGGTCGAGCTGGTCGACATGAGCCCGGAGGCGCTGCGCCGCCGGCTCGCCCACGGCAACGTCTACCCCGCCGAGCGGGTCGACGCGGCGCTGTCGAACTACTTCCGCCCCGGCAACCTCTCCGCGCTGCGCGAGCTGGCGCTGCTGTGGGTCGCCGACCGGGTCGACGAGCACCTGGAGCACTACCGCGACGAGCAGCGCATCGAGCAGACCTGGGCCACCCGCGAACGGGTGCTCGTGGCGCTCACCGGCGGCCCCGAGCAGGAGGTGCTGCTGCGCCGCGGAGCACGCATCGCCGCCCGCGGCGCGGGCGGAAAGCTGTTCGCGGTCAAGGTGATTCCCGACTCGGGCCTGCGCGACTCCCCCGCCGAGTCGCTCGCGGCCGCCCGGGAGCTCACCCACGAGCTCGGCGGCGAGATGCACGTCGTCACCGGCTCCGACGTGGCCCGCTCAATCCTCGACTTCGCCCGCGGCATCAACGCCTCGCAGATCGTCATCGGCGCCAGCCGCCGGTCGGCCTGGCAGAGCCTGCTCAGCCAGGGGGTGGGCGAGCAGGTGGTGCGCGGCTCGGGCGACATCGACGTGCTGATGGTCTCCCACCCGGAGTCGCGAGCGGTGCGACGGCCGCGCTCGGCAGGCTCGCTCGGCCGAGGACGTACGCTCGCCGGCTGGCTGCTCGCCACGCTCGGCGCCGCGCTGCTCACCTGGGTGCTGACGCTGACCAGCGGCAGCCACGAGCTGCCGCTGGAGATGCTGCTCTACCTGGCGCTCACCGTGCTCGTCGCCATCGTCGGCGGGCTGCTGCCGGCCGTGGTCGCGGCCGTCGTGTCGAGCCTGCTGATCAACTGGTTCTTCACCGACCCGAGATACACCCTGACCATCAGCGAGCCCGAGAACATCGCTGCCGTCACGCTTTTCGTGCTCGTGGCCGTCGCGGTGGCCTCGGTCGTGCACCTGGCCGAGCAACGTGCCCGCCTCGCGCTGGCGGCCGAGCGCGAGTCGCGCCTCCTCGCCGACCTGGCGCACACGCTGATCGACGCCCGCGACCCGCTGACCGACCTGCTCACCGCCACCCGCGAGCTGTTCGACGCACGGGGCGCGGGGGTGCTGCGGCGCACCGCGAGCGGCACCCTGCAGGGGCCCGTCGCGACGGTCGGTGACCTGGACGGTCCGGGCGAGCTGACGACCGCGACCATCGATGAGCGGCACGCGCTCGCGCTGCGCGCACCGGCCCCGAGCGGGCGGGAGCGCCGGCTGGTCGAGGCGGTCGCCAGCCACGCCGCGGCAGCGATCCGCTCCCGGGCGCTCGCGGCCGCGGCCCAGGAGGCCGGCCGGCTCGCCCAGGACAACAAGGCGCGCGGGGCGCTGCTGGCCGCCGTGTCGCACGACCTGCGCACCCCGCTCGCCGCGATCAAGGCCGGCGTCGGCGGGCTGCGGCTCACCGACGTGGACCTCAGCGCCCAGGACCGCGCCGAGCTGCTGGAGACCGTCGAGGACTCCGCCGACCGGCTCGACGGGCTGATCGGCAACCTGCTCGACCTGTCGCGCCTGCAGTCCGACTCGGTGCGCCCGCACCTGGTGCCGGTCGAGGCGTCCGAGCTGGTCGACCTGGCCCTCGCCGGCCTCGCGGGCCGCGGCCGCGTGGAGGTCGACGTGGCCCCCGACCTGGTGTGCGTCGCCGACGTGGGCCTTGCCGAGCGGGTGCTCGGCAACGTCGTCGACAACGCCGTGCAGCACGGCGGCCGGCACGGCGTGCGCATCGACGCGGGGCGCGTCGGCGCCGCCGTCGAGATCCGGGTCGTCGACCGTGGCCCCGGGGTGCCGGCCGACCAGCAGGAGCGCCTGTTCGCGCCGTTCCAGCGGCTCGGCGACGCGCCGCGCGGGTCGGGCGTCGGCCTGGGCCTCGCGGTGGCCCGGGGCCTCGCCGAGACGATGCGTGGCAGCCTCACCGCCGAGGACACCCCGGGCGGCGGGCTGACCATGGTGCTGCAGCTGCCCGCGACCCCCAGCGATCCTCCCGAGGAGACCCCGTGA
- the kdpC gene encoding potassium-transporting ATPase subunit KdpC, whose protein sequence is MLRSTTSRSAAVVRQGTAALRVLLLLTVLLGVAYPGAVWAVGQVGLRDQAEGSLVRVDGRVVGSSLLGQRWTGAQWFHSRPSASDHAGDTSGGSNLPASSPDLQADVAQRRAALGGAATPDLLTASGSGLDPHITPEAADGQVARVATARGLPSTQVAALVRQQTQHPTLGFLGQPRVNVLQLNLALARVAARG, encoded by the coding sequence ATGCTCCGAAGCACCACCTCCCGGTCCGCCGCCGTCGTGCGGCAGGGCACCGCCGCGCTGCGCGTGCTGCTGCTGCTCACCGTCCTGCTCGGGGTCGCCTACCCCGGCGCCGTCTGGGCCGTCGGCCAGGTCGGGCTGCGCGACCAGGCCGAGGGGTCGCTCGTGCGGGTCGACGGGCGGGTCGTCGGCTCCTCGCTGCTGGGCCAGCGGTGGACCGGGGCGCAGTGGTTCCACTCCCGACCGTCGGCCTCGGACCACGCGGGCGACACCAGCGGCGGGTCCAACCTGCCCGCCTCCAGCCCCGACCTGCAGGCCGACGTGGCGCAGCGGCGCGCGGCGCTCGGTGGCGCCGCGACACCCGACCTGCTCACCGCGAGCGGCAGCGGGCTCGACCCGCACATCACGCCGGAGGCGGCCGACGGGCAGGTGGCCCGGGTCGCGACCGCCCGCGGGCTGCCGAGCACCCAGGTGGCCGCGCTCGTACGTCAGCAGACCCAGCACCCGACGCTGGGCTTCCTCGGGCAGCCACGGGTCAACGTGCTGCAGCTCAACCTCGCCCTCGCGCGGGTGGCCGCGCGGGGCTGA